The nucleotide sequence aggaaatcagtcctgaatattcattggaaggactgatgctgaagctcccatactttggctatctgatttgaagagctgactcatttgaaaagaccctgatgctgggaaagattgaaggtaggaggagaaagggacaacagaggatgagatggttggatggcatcaccaactcaatggacctgagtttcagtaaactccgggagttggtgatgaacagggaggcctggcatgctgcagtccatggggtcacaaagagttgcacacgactgagtgactgaactgaactgagaagccattcatatttccttttctgtggacTGTCTGTAAATATcacttgctatttaaaaaatttttaaatttgtttaaaatttttttccagttttatggaGACATAACTGACATACAGCACTATGTAagtttgggcttttctggtggctcagtggtaaagaatccgcctgccaatgaaggagatttgagttcagtctctggaccgggaagatcctctggagaaggaaatggcaaccctcttcagtattctttcctgggaaatcccatggacagaggaacctggtgggctacatccatagggtcacaatgagtcagacatgacttagtgactaaacaacaacaactatgtaaatttaaggtgtacaacaaaatgattcgaCTTACAgacatcatgaaatgatcacAATAGGTTTAGTTAGTGAAATCCAGCTCACGtagatataaaatagaaaaaaaattttaattgtgatgAGAACTAAGGATTTACTATCTTAAGAACTTTCATTTACAattacagcagtgttaattatctgTATCGTGTTGTATGTTTACATCCTTGTACattttgactaccttcatctAACTCCTTCTGCTCCCAGATACTTTTTCTAATGGTTGGTCATATACTTTTTGATCTCTAGGAGTTATTAATATTTAGGGGGATTAGCCCTTTGTGATggaaattgtgatttttttttcctaatttgtcatttttcttttgactttatgGAGTTTTTATCCCTGACATTAATCCTGTTAATTAATCCAGGACATTAATCTCAGTATTAGTCCAGTtggttttttatatataattttatttatttatttatggctgtgctgggtctttgttgctgcatgggcttctctcgTTGCTGCAAgcgagggctgctctctagctggagtgctcaggcttctcagtgcagtggctctCTTcttgctgagcacgggctctagggcacaagggcttcagtagttgtggctcctgggctctagagcacaggtcactagttgtggcacatgggcttagttgctctgcagcacatggATCTTCTGGATCAccgattgaacctgtgtctccggtATTGCAGGCAGAGCCACAAGGGGAGGCCCCATACCATCCTTATGACAGCACTAATCACTCTATACTTTGACTTTCTgtttacttttctctctctcattaggTAGACAAGTTCCATGAGACAGGGACTAAGTGTGCTTCTTCATTACTGTTTCCCTGGAGTCTATTACAGGGCCCGGCACATAACAGATGCTTGATAAATaggcttttttattattttttttaatttttaaaatttatttatttttggctgggctgggtctttgttgctgctcacaccctcctccagctgcagtgagtgggagcCACTCTCCTGCCTATGTGCGTGGGCcctcactgtggtggcctctcctgttgcagagcacaggctctaggcgtgtgggcttcagtagctgtggtgcatgggcccagctgtcccacagcatgtggaatcctcccagaccagtgatcgaacctgtgtcccctgcattggcaggcagactcctatcTACtgaaccattagggaagtccaTCAATAAACAGTTGTTAAATTAATTCAGGAAAGGATGTTTGATGACTGAATGGTATCTTTGTCTCATTGGGGGACCCAggagaatgaagaaataaaaaagcttttGATACCTGTCCAAGAAAGTAGCCATATGCCCCTTAATCCCACGTGCCAGAGAAAACAAGGGTTTGCAGCTCCTCCTTTTCGGTGGTAACCTCATTTGGCTCTGCCCTGGctttcaggagacccaggtccctgAAAGcgtaaagcaaaaaaaataccTAACATCCTGTAGAGGAGGATGAAGACTGACCAGTCTGAAGGCAGTTAGCCTTAGCTGGAGCTAGATCCTGCAGGCTTCCTGGATGTCAAGAGTTAACCCTTTAATCACTAGACTATGGAAAGGTCTGCGGAGGAGGGGTTTCAGTGAAGGGCTGGAGTAGAGGAGGGTATTTGGGCAGAAGGCTTGGGGCAGTGGCTGATTATCATCCAGTAGAAGTATTTGTATTTATCCTTGTAACACCTGATAGGGcctgactgggcttccctggtggctcagatgataaagaatctgcctgcactgcaggagacctgggttcgatccctgggttacaaagatctcctggaaaagggaatggctatccaccccagtattcttgcctagagaattccatggacggaggagcctgccaggctacaatccatagagttgcaaagcgttggacacgactgagcgattaacacacacagAGCCTGACCAGAATTTACAATCTGATTATCAGCTTGGCCCACTTCCCCTCTGCCTTCTCaggctcctctttgcttttttccttccccaaaatagGGTTTAGATTTAGAGCAGGAGGTGACACAAGAATCATGTGAATTTTTgagcagatgatgaaactgagaccCTTGGGAGGCAACAGATTAAAAAGAAGGTAAACAGATTAAACAATGTATTAATAAACATTAGAAACAAGGCTTGTAAATCAAGCAAAGCTGAGACTGAACACTGGCTCTGTAGCAGTGTAACTTAGTTCAGCTATTTAACCCCTCTGAAATACAGTCCCCTTGCCTGAACGTTTCCTCTGTCTGTTATGGACACAAAGTGCATAGCGTCTGCAAGGACACTGGTGTAGATTCTGATTCCTATACAACAAGGAACAAGTGGCAGCAGAGAAGACGAGGACCAAAGTCAGCTGGTGACGCAGTGATGACCAGAACTAGCATCCCTCTCCTACATTCTCATTGACATGGGTtgctatgaaagtgaagttgctcagtcgcgtccgactctttgagaccccatgaagccTACCAgtcttctccgtccatgggattttccaggcaagagtaccggagtgggttgccatttccttctccaggggctcttcctgacccagggatcgaaccccagtttcctgcattgcaggcagacgctttaccttctgagccaccagggaagcccgacatgGGTTGCTATAGTCAACACAATTTCAGGGTTCCTAACTGAGGgtccagaaagagaaataagggCAGTTCCTTTCTCAAGTTCATTCCTGTACTGTCTGAAGCCCTGGGCACAGGGTAGGATGGGTATAGATTAGTGACCTCTCCAGTTTCAGGCTTTTGGATGGTTTAGGGTCTAACTTGTAAAAGTTAGGTTACAAGGGAGAAGATTGACTGATCTGACCTCCAAGGACTTACTCTTTCAAATTTACCAATTAGTGACTGCAAATTTCATGCTAAGAAACATGCAAGACCCTGAGAGTAAAAGTccacttaaacaaacaaaccccaaaacagtgtttttaaaagtgtGAGTCCTCACTTGTTAGTAGGATGTGAAATCAcaaccagaattgaaaaaaggAAACGAGAGAGATTAGAAAATATGACAGTGCATTGTACACAGAAGGATAGGTATCAGGTCATAAAATTTCCAGTTACATATAGttaaacacatatttatatatgtgtgtgtactgggtcatgatttaaagtatattacTTTAAATTTCTGTGCATTTTGCTCAAAAAACTTTGCAAGCCCCTTTACCAGAAGGTGAATTCAGGAGAGCaagagctttgttttcttttagaacagtgcttggcatttATAAGTGTTCTCCAAAGAActgttgaatgagtaaatatCTAACACTGTGCCTGCCTTCAAGTAGATTAGTCAGAAATACAGGAAAAGGTAAATATCAGAGGCTTTATCATACTAATACCAGCCtgaaccaaataaataatatgaatttaaagaaagggaaaaaacctgAAAGAACTCCAAATACGGTCTTGGATACTGCGCTTTTAGGGCATTTTAGTTGTGATAGGCAGAGTGAAGggataagaagaaaacaaaacaaaaacactgatttgggaactggggtgggggtggggaccaaGGTAACACACCTGACTTTGTAACCTGCTCACTGTGTGACTTAGGGCAGTTCTCTTTAATCAATTCTctcatttgaaaaacagaaatgcttAAACAAGCCCTGCCTGCCAcacagggctgttgtgaagatCTGTGATGACTCCATAAAATCATGCATATTAATGGTGTTCTGCAAACTGTAATATGATACTGGAGAGAAAAACAACGGATTGCTGATGAAGTGAGTACTGGTCTTTTCAGTGGTTTAAGTCATtcaacagcaaatatttatcaggTTTCTAATGTTTACCGagggtttttcttttcaaagctttcttttcagatgcttttctaATGTTCTTCCTACACTACAAAATGTAAACCATGAGAAAATAGCCTTGGGCTGTCTTGTTCAGCTCCATCTCTGTACCTGAACACAGCAAGCGTTCAGCAGGTATCTTAAAGAATGGAAGCAATTGTTGCCTTAAAGGATGGCATCTTTGCTCTTAAGAACGATTAAGTTAGAAGAGAAGTGATACACAGAGAAAATACATATCAGGTACCATACAGGTGTTTGTGACAGGTATCAAAGTAAGGGCCAGGGCATGGGTACTCCTTGGGTACCAAGAACATGCGTTTTAGTGCTAGCTGTtgcgggggggtggggcggggcacaGCACAGCATGCCGTTCCTGTCGGTGAGAAAGCgacacagaaataaaataccGACAGCCTATCGGTAGAATAGAAAGGCAGCGAAGACTTGAGTGAGGGGAACCAGTGATAGATCAAGGGCTGCGAAGCATCTCAGGCAGTTAGATAAGATTGTAGGGAATCTATGTCCCTTGGGTATGTGTGTTAGTCTCCGGTTCAATccatgggaaatggcaacctactccagtattctcgcctggagaatctcacggacagaggaagcctggcgagaatctcatggacagagtccacagagtcgcacagagtcagactcgaccgaagagacttagcaagcatgcatgccCCTTGTAGAAAGGCTGTCAAGATGAGGTGACCTTGAGGTGCTGAACGTAGGTGGGAAAAGGTTCCAGAGAATAGTTCAATGTTACTGCCTCCGAGCGTTCAAGAGAGAAAAGATCCCGTTTTGAGACAATACCTGTATTTGGTTTTCCTTCAGCCGAGGGACAAGGGTAGGGGTTGGAGGACAAGCCCCGGTGGGCGGGGCCTACGGGAGAGGACGGGATCACGCGGGCCATCCCTCCAGCAACCGGAGGCCGGGCGAAGGGGCGGGGTTTCCGGTGGCAGCGGCACTCGGGCGTCGGGTGACGCTAGCGGACAGATCGTCACGTGACACGGAAGTGACTACGAACAGGAAGAGGACGAAAAAAATAACCGTCCGCGACGCCGAGCCGAGCCGGACCCGCATCCACCATGAACAGCAAAGGCAAGGACAGGGGGTGGCTGAGGCCGCCGGGGGGAGTAGTGCTGGCCCGGAACAAGCGGGCCCGGAGCCCAGGGTCACCGAACGCCAGGCCTGGGGCGAGGTGCGCCGCGCTCCTGAGCCAGCTGCAGTGCCCGGGGCTGCGCCAGACACCTTCGTCATCCCCGAACTACGGCCGTTCGCTCCCTCACGGCCCTTTCTCCCTTAAACTCTGTGGCGCAGTTTGGAGCTGCAGAGtcgggttgggggtggggggtgctgttGGGTGGGTGGGttgttggtgggggggggggggggaaggttTGTCGTGATAGGCGTCTGTAGGAGCAAATGGGGAGCTGGAGGCGAGATTTGGGTAGGCCAATGGAGAACTGGCAGAGGCGGGGCGCCGCGCTCCGGAACCACAGGCAGGCCTCCGGGCTTAACTAGTCAAGTGCCGCTCTGGTGGGCGGGCCAGTCGGGCCCGAAGGGGGTCTCTTTCCCCTTACCTTCGCTGACGGCCAGAAAGTCTCCCGGTTTCTGTGTCAGAACATTCCCCTCAGCCCCCTCCCCGATCTCAGTGTTCACTTCCACCACTCACTCTTTTCATTTGGAAGTCGACCTTGAGTAGGAACCTGTGAGGTCGATGACCACAACCACCGTTACTCACGAGGTCTTGGTCAGTTACAACCAGACCTTTGGAGACCACGCAAAAGGGAAACGGGACACACCGTTGAAATACCGGCTAGAGGGGGTGCCCAGAATTGCCCTGCATTCTGAAAAGATCTTGGGCCCAGCTAGACTTTACCCTTACAGCAGTCCGCTACTGGATGTCCAGTTGGGatccagcttcttcagctttaagGGTGCAAAGAGAAtgcttatttttttggctccaggAATCAGGCCCTCTATGGCAGTCTGTTTGGAAATTCTTTTTGCTTATCCCGGCTAGGTTAGCTACCCAATAtgccctgctttgttttggtGACTCTGTATGGTAGACAACATGCTTTTTTACCCCCCCCTTGTCTTCCAGGTCAATATCCAACGCAGCCAACTTACCCCGTGCAGCCTCCTGGGAACCCTGTGTACCCTCAGACCTTGCATCTTCCTCAGGCTCCACCCTATACTGATGCTCCACCTGCCTACTCAGAGGTGCTTCCAGTTAACTAGACTTAAATAATGGAATACTCTTGGATCATGTTTTCAGTCCTTGGCCAAGTCTGGCTCCACACATTTATTTACTTTCCACAAACAGGAGAGAGTGCTCACATGAATCATCTTAAAACGTGACATAGTTCAGCCATTTCTGTTGGGTTGGAGAAGGCATTATCTGATTGTTTTATGTTATTTGGCACTGGCTGAAGTTAAGAAGATGAGTTTGCATTCCCTGAGCCTAACATTAGCTATAGCAGGAAGTGATCCAGGAGAATATTGAGTGGCAGTGGAAAGGCAACTTGTGTAACTCAAGAGTGTAATCTGCACAAGGAGAATTAAGACTTGACTCATTAAATTGAGATCTGAAATAGGAATGTCATAAAGTAACTTGTTgccttctcttctgcctcttctagCTCTATCGTCCGAGCTTTGTGCACCCAGGGGCTGCCACCGTCCCCACCATGTCAGCTGCATTTCCTGGCGCCTCACTGTATCTTCCCATGGCCCAGTCTGTGGCTGTTGGACCTTTAGGTTCCACAATCCCCATGGCTTATTATCCAGTTGGTCCCATCTATCCACCTGGTTCAACAGTGCTGGTGGAAGGAGGGTATGATGCAGGGGCCAGATTTGGAGCTGGCGCTACTGCTGGAAACATTCCTGTGAGTATGACTTGGTCACAAAAAAGCTCAACCCTTGTGTATTTCAACTTTCTGAAATGACTGGTCATCCTCTCATCATCCCTGGGTAATAGTTGCTGATATTGGTGTAATAATCACTGACGTCCAGTGGTAAGGCAGAAAGCACTCAAGGGGGCAGGAGAACCATGGCCAGTCAGTAACATCTGGCGTACTCACCGATGTCAGAATTTATCAGATTCCTTTGTTTTCCTGTCTTAGGAGTCCTGCCTGCTGCTTCTCCAGTTCACTTTGATACTAGTCTAGTAACACTCCTCATTCATTCcataagcatttatttaatatgtGCCATCAGCATGGCATTGTATTAGGAACcatgatgattaaaaaaacaatgcaTAATCCCTATTAAATTGCATTTAGAGAGATACTAGAGATTTTAGCTATGTCTCTTGATTAATCAGTTCCCCTTTGTATGAGAATTAGAGCCCAGATGGTCCTTACTAGGACCATCTACTCAGTAACCATAGGCTAGGGATGAAGTGAAAACGCTGTCATCAGGTAGAGCCTTCAGATTATCCAGGGCCATTTGAAAACTGTCAGACCCTATGATATAGGTCCCTGGACCTGGTACCCACTCCATGTTTTGGGATGTGAATAGGAGTGATTTTCTGCACTGAATGCCTACGAGTCTGGACTTCGTAGGCACACACACTCAGAAGGTATCCATAGGCTTTATTTTGGATCCAGAACCCTTTAAATGAGTGGGTTTCCTGTTTATATCTTTGGGCTCACAAAGAATGTAGACCTGCTGGACTCAGATTGGTGGCCCAGATAGCTCTTTGAGATGCCACGGGTTAGCACACTGCCGTCTTCCTGATTGGTCCTTTGTCACCTTTGTCCACTTCCCTCCTATAGCTGCCCTCTGCCCAATCAACCTTGTCTTTTCCTTTCAGCCTCCTCCCCCGGGATGCCCTCCCAATGCTGCTCAGCTGGCAGTCATGCAGGGAGCCAATGTCCTCGTAACTCAGCGGAAGGGAAACTTCTTCATGGGTGGTTCAGATGGTGGCTACACCATCTGGTGAAGAACCAAGGCCATCTCTATGCCGGGAAAGACATCACATACCTTCAGCACTTCTCACAATGTAACTGCTTTAGTCATATTAACCTGAAGTTGCAGTTTAGACACATGTTGTTGGGGTGTCTTTCTGGTGCCCAAACTTTCAGGCACTTTTCAAACTTAATAAGGAACCATGTAATGGTAGCAGTACCTCCCTAAAGCATTTTGAGGTAGGGGAGGTATCCATTCATAAAATGAATGTGGGTGAAGCAGCCCTAAGGATCTTCCTTTAATTCCTCTGGAGTAATACTGTACCATACTGGTCTTTGCTTTTAGTAATAAAACATCAAATTAGGTTTGGAGGGAACTTTGATCTTCCTAAGAATTAAAGTTGCCAAATTATTCTGATTGGTCTTTAATCTCCTTTAAGTCTTTGATTTATATTACTTGTTATAAACGAACTGCATTAGTTGTCTGCCTTTTCCTTTCCATCCTTTGCCCCTGGTCCTACCCTCAACCCTTGTCTTCCACTCCTTCCCACCGATCTCCATTGAATCAATGGTGCAGGACAGAAAGCCAGTCAGACtaatttccttctctccttgCACTTCCCCCCACTTGTCATCTTTTAACTAGTCTTTCACAAAGGATCCTCTGAAACCCCCTCTGTGCCCCAGGCACAGGACCCATTGCTTCTGCTTTTGCATCTCCTCAGGCAAAAGCGGAGGGTGCCTTTTGGACCCTCCTCATAGGTTTTCTCTTCAGACATGAACCAAGCCCAAATTTATTTTGGTGCCAGAAAAACTGAACCTTGTTTTAACAAAGGATATCAGTGCAAACTACCGTAAACAGCAGTCTGTTTATAACTTTGAGGGGCAAGGAGGAGGATGCATTTAAAAGCCTGATGACTCTGGAGCCAAATTAAGGGGAGTTTGCCGATCAGAAATTGGTTACCATTTCTTGTCAGTGTCTGATGTAGCCACTATGGCTCCCAAGAATTCCTCAGCTGGGTTAATGGGGTCATATTGTGAATGCCTCACTACTAAATGACTTGAGTCCAGTGAAATCTCATTAGGGTTAAGAATATTTCAGGGATccttaatattttgatttttgttttctaaaattggattttattttattttatcttataattTCAGTTCATCTAAATTTGTGTTCTGTACATGTGATGTTTGACTGTACCATTGACTGTTATGGAAGTTCAGCGTTGTATGTCTCTCTCTACACTGTGGTGCACTTAACTTGTGGATTTTTTATACTAAAAATGTAGAATAAAGACTATTTTGAAGATTTGAATAAAGTGATGAAGTTGCATTACACCTCACTTCAAGGATTCTTTACTTAACTTTTTAGATCTCTTCTGTATATAACGTTTTTTATATCTCACCTAGAATTCAGATAAGTGTTGctgtcattgttttgtttttttcttttaatgaagtcTTTGAAATAAATGCAGGAGTACAAGGCTAAGATTTGACCATTTTCATGAGATCCATTCTAgatgtttagatttttttcattttatttactaagCACTTTCAGATTCTTAAAAGCCTATTAGGCCAGAGGAATTCAGAACATAAACTTAGAAATAAGGGAACAATTGAGTCTCCTCATTTGGAGGAGTCTCCTCCTGTCCTTAAGTTTGACTTGAGGAAAATGTTTTTTTAGTTTGACAACTTGTTAAGTTGTAAGTTGAGCGTGATCTTCGGTTTTTCCAAAATTCTGTTTGGAGAAATGCTGAAAACTGGAATATAAGTTGCTAAGATGAATTTCTCAACTCTTGGGTCTTACCTTGGGTGGACTTGAGCTTGAAAAATGAACGCAGTATAGTTAAGACCTTGAAGGAGGTTTAGTTTAATTCCAAAGTAAACAATGCATGGAGAGTTAATGATTTCTACCAAAACGCTGTACCTTTTAAATATGCCTCATTTTGAGATGGATGAAATGAGATAGAAAGGGCACTGGTGGGAAAAGTCACGGGTTGTTCCTGGTTCCCTCTGTGTGTACACAGAACGGATCAGGGACATACTGGCCCTTGCCAGGATGGAGGCTAAACAACTCATCTCCCAGGGTCTATTTCTAGTGACCCTCTTCTAGGACAAACTTCCCAGGACCATCTCTGTTGCAAACCTGAGACTGTTCTGGGAACTTCTGAAACTTCCCTGGGGCCCCCTTTGCTTGGGAGAGAACACAGGTAAGAGTTGAGTAAGCaaaaaatggacatgaatttgagcaaactctaggcgatagaggacagggaagcctggcatgctgcagttcatggggtcgcaaagggtcggacaagattgagagactgaacaaaaacGACAGAGCAAACTGTCACAAAAGTTCCAGCAAAGATAAGTCAAAGTATAAAGATGGTGATTTTTTTGCACATGAGAACCTGATTTCTGTATCAATAAACGATtttaattccaataaaaatagcATATGTCTGGATCGTTGGGGGATAAGGAAAGGAAGGGCTCAGATTAAGGGATGTGGCATGTTCATCAGGAGGGAGGTCTCCACAGTTCCTGGCCCGGCCTTTCCTTGTGGTCTGCCTCTGGGAAGAACTGAGGATACTACTTCCACTTGGCTTGTTACTAGGTGACCAGGtaagggacagaggagcatccAGTGACCCCCAACTCTCTTCTTCCCTTCAACCTGTGAAAAAGTGAAGATGCCTGGGCATATACTCCAGTGTTGCCAGCCCAGCGCCATCTCACTCATCAGTCAGAAGCTGTGTGACAGAGGCCTGGCTAGAGACGTGAGCAGCTAGCTTTGTGTCCCCGGTCCATGGTGTTGGTGATGCTGGCATTTAGGCCCATGTCCTGAAAGGAGCTCAGGTCTACCCATATCAATTGATGCTTCTCACCGGTTTCAGGTAAAACTTTAACCTAATAAATAGTGTGATAGCACTGGAACCTGGATAAGCTCCTGGGGGCCTGGGAACCATTAGATGaaatattcttccttttctctgcccTTGGCTGAGTCATTCTCCATCAGGACAACGGCGCCGGGCTCGCCATCTGCGGGTTCGTAGGTGACGTAGCTGCCTTTGTTCTTGTACAGGTAAAAGAAGATCAAGATCACGACTGAGAGCAGGGTGAGGAAGACCACGGTGATAACAACttggaaaggagagggaaaatgcAGACATGTTTCAGGATTCGGGCGTCTCAGTAACTCACGGGGTCCCCTGCTTTAGACGATTCCCTCACTCGTAATGAGGAGCCTCATGCTGTTAACTAGCGTCTAAGTCCATATTCTCCCACCAAGCCCAACTTCCTCAGCACATGATATCCGGAGTCTTCTTGGGCTTAAGGACTTTTGATTTCTGTCAAAATGTACTCCTGCTCAACTAGTTCCTGATGATTATGATAGAAACAGGAAGGAGGGAAACAGGAAATCGCTTATCCCAACAGGAAGAGTCTTTAAATCCATAGCCTCCTGTAGGGGTTTCTGATCCCTCCCATCCTCTTTCTCACCACTCAACAAACCACACACGTCTTCATCCCTACCCCCACACCCGACTGCAGCACCCATAGGCAGCGCATCTATTTGTGGCCACCTCCCAACCTCTCAATTACTGGCAGTGCCTCTGATGTGAAGCCTCTATGTCTGTGTAACATAACTTACATGCCAAAGTGAACCAACTAATAGATTCAGTCTCTAGTTTGTGGTGCTGTTCTGTATAGGGAGAATCTTAATCCATCACATTGGTTTCTTGGCTGTCTTTGGAGCAAGAGGGCCCCTGAGCTCAGAAGGCCCCTTGGATTTGACTCAGAGTCTTTGTTACCTGCAATGAGAGCTGTGCTGGCTTCAGCTTCCGGAGACAGGGCCTCAGTGGCCTGTAGAATTGTGGTAGCCATCAGTTCTGGAAAATTTAAcaaagtggaaaaggaaataggGTGGATTCTTTTGTTCTAAAACATATTTATCCTTCAATTTCACCACCCCCCCTTCTTCCCTATTCAAACTTTCATCATTTAACTCTTATAGGATATCTGTATAGAAAAACTTGGagaacaaaggagaaaacaaaccACCACAATGAACATTTTGATAGATTCCTCTCTGTCTAACATAGTAGTTAAGAGTATGGGCTCTAGAATCTcctagtggtacagtggttaggactctgcatttgcactgctgagggcctggggtttgatccctggtcagggaactaagattctataaATTGCACtgcctggcaaaaaaaaaaaaatacacacatacaaacatatatacatatatacccgcAAGGCTCAAATCTGACCTCTGTCTTTCACTAGCTGTGTCATTTTTGGAAAATTACCTAACCCATCTGTGCATTTGCAAACTGGTGATAACAGTACCTACTTTATAGGATTGTTGTGACATGTAGTAATTCAATAGGGTATGTTATTGTTAGGAATATACATGTTTACATAAATGAGATCAAATaatgaatgcatatatgtgtacgTGTATTTATATTATACAGCACATGCATTTCTTTAATGTTCTTACAAACtctttgtaaacatttttttaaaataatgaaacatttctCCTTCCCTCATTAAAACCCTTTTCTTCACTTTCAGAGTAGGCCTTGCAATTTCAAAGTTTTTGAAATAAGGCCTCTCCTATCCTAAAATATATCCCATACCTCCTCCTGCTATATTGGTCTATCTGTCCTTCAGAGCCTGGAAGTCCCACTTCTAAAAAGTCACTACCCAGGCTTCCGTTTCCATAAGAAGTCAGGAAGCCTTTCAGTTTTCTCCTAGTCAGCATTTTACTataggggctccccaggtggcgctagtgctaaagaactcgcctgccaatgcaagagacttaagagactggCTTGATCCCAGGGTTCAAGAAGCAGTGGCTGTGCAGGCGCTGGAGGGCTACTCCACGTTCAACGTCAGGAGGGGTGgctatgaggagatacccctcctccaaggtaaggagcagtggctgcgctttgctggagcagcaatgaagagataccccacatccaaggtaagagaaacccaagtaagacggttaggtgttgcgagaggcatcagagggcagacacactgaaaccataatcacagaaaactagtcaatctg is from Bubalus bubalis isolate 160015118507 breed Murrah chromosome 4, NDDB_SH_1, whole genome shotgun sequence and encodes:
- the DAZAP2 gene encoding DAZ-associated protein 2 isoform X2, translating into MNSKGQYPTQPTYPVQPPGNPVYPQTLHLPQAPPYTDAPPAYSEPPPPGCPPNAAQLAVMQGANVLVTQRKGNFFMGGSDGGYTIW
- the LOC102400977 gene encoding small cell adhesion glycoprotein yields the protein MTSFPTTPPPAEELMATTILQATEALSPEAEASTALIAVVITVVFLTLLSVVILIFFYLYKNKGSYVTYEPADGEPGAVVLMENDSAKGREKEEYFI
- the DAZAP2 gene encoding DAZ-associated protein 2 isoform X1; amino-acid sequence: MNSKGQYPTQPTYPVQPPGNPVYPQTLHLPQAPPYTDAPPAYSELYRPSFVHPGAATVPTMSAAFPGASLYLPMAQSVAVGPLGSTIPMAYYPVGPIYPPGSTVLVEGGYDAGARFGAGATAGNIPPPPPGCPPNAAQLAVMQGANVLVTQRKGNFFMGGSDGGYTIW
- the DAZAP2 gene encoding DAZ-associated protein 2 isoform X3, with the translated sequence MNSKGQYPTQPTYPVQPPGNPVYPQTLHLPQAPPYTDAPPAYSELYRPSFVHPGAATVPTMSAAFPGASLYLPMAQSVAVGPLGSTIPMAYYPVGPIYPPASSPGMPSQCCSAGSHAGSQCPRNSAEGKLLHGWFRWWLHHLVKNQGHLYAGKDITYLQHFSQCNCFSHINLKLQFRHMLLGCLSGAQTFRHFSNLIRNHVMVAVPP